A section of the Methanosarcina mazei S-6 genome encodes:
- a CDS encoding methyltransferase family protein, which yields MRGPKIKKEDQISWTISIPMILLAAVIWTVLDRNWNSLNHLPVYVYAGTLIFSLKAEKFAYRGSDLPGIQSDKWTRYLLLFFWWLLLILPALEYSLFPGYSPAVTATGTFLAVSGTILRAWGIWTLGKYFSVHIEIKDRHELIESGPYRFIRHPAYAGNLLQAVGIPLILNAYYSLSISAVLVFLFLYRLKLEEETLLREVNGYKDYVKRTYRLVPKIW from the coding sequence ATGCGTGGACCCAAAATAAAAAAAGAAGATCAGATAAGCTGGACCATAAGCATACCCATGATTTTACTGGCAGCCGTAATCTGGACAGTTCTGGACAGGAATTGGAACTCTTTAAATCATCTACCGGTTTATGTTTATGCAGGAACCCTTATATTTTCTCTGAAGGCAGAAAAATTCGCATACAGGGGTTCTGACCTTCCAGGAATACAGTCAGATAAATGGACTCGTTACCTGCTTTTATTCTTCTGGTGGTTGCTTTTAATCCTCCCGGCTCTTGAATACAGCCTATTTCCCGGGTATTCACCTGCCGTTACAGCCACAGGCACATTTCTGGCAGTATCCGGTACAATCCTCAGGGCATGGGGCATATGGACCCTGGGCAAATACTTTTCCGTGCATATTGAGATTAAGGACAGGCACGAGCTTATAGAAAGCGGACCTTACAGGTTCATAAGACATCCTGCTTACGCAGGGAATCTCCTGCAGGCCGTCGGTATTCCTCTTATCCTCAATGCGTATTATTCACTCAGCATTTCGGCAGTACTTGTTTTTCTCTTCCTGTACAGGCTGAAGCTGGAAGAAGAGACCTTGCTCCGGGAAGTGAACGGGTATAAAGATTATGTAAAGAGAACTTACAGGCTGGTCCCAAAAATATGGTAA
- a CDS encoding cysteine hydrolase family protein — protein MKETLLLIDIQNDYFPGGRMELAGMEDASKKAAGLLKAFRASGKPVFFIKHLSTRPGASFFIPGTPGAEIHDSVQPLSEETVIEKHFPNSFFQTELLSRLNEENVTDLVICGAMSHMCIDTTVRAAKELGFTSTLIADACATRDLKFKDELLPASTVHASFMAALDGMFAKVMTTEEYLV, from the coding sequence ATGAAAGAAACCCTTCTTCTTATTGATATTCAAAACGACTATTTTCCAGGCGGTAGGATGGAACTTGCAGGCATGGAAGACGCGTCAAAAAAGGCGGCTGGTCTCCTTAAAGCATTCCGTGCTTCAGGCAAACCGGTATTTTTTATCAAACACCTTTCTACCAGGCCCGGAGCTTCCTTTTTCATACCCGGAACTCCCGGAGCGGAAATCCATGACAGCGTCCAGCCCCTATCAGAGGAAACAGTTATTGAGAAACATTTCCCGAACAGCTTTTTCCAGACTGAGCTTCTCTCACGGCTGAATGAAGAAAATGTGACAGATCTGGTAATCTGCGGGGCAATGAGCCATATGTGTATAGACACAACTGTGAGGGCTGCAAAAGAACTCGGTTTTACATCTACCCTGATTGCCGATGCCTGTGCCACTCGTGATCTTAAATTCAAAGATGAACTCCTGCCTGCCAGTACTGTTCATGCATCTTTCATGGCTGCACTGGATGGAATGTTTGCAAAAGTAATGACCACAGAAGAATATCTTGTATGA
- a CDS encoding DUF2769 domain-containing protein has translation MNRGRDTSEGKGSLEPRERGTDFEVPYARENIQKCMCSQCPVQANSKCAQDKLESSKKAMENMSGEKVPDPKDVPGLYCSTGKATCQDLNPDRKCICNTCEVWKEYDLGEGKPSQYFCMNGKAT, from the coding sequence ATGAACAGAGGAAGAGATACATCAGAAGGAAAGGGTTCTTTAGAGCCCAGGGAGAGAGGTACGGACTTCGAAGTCCCTTATGCACGGGAAAACATTCAAAAATGCATGTGCTCACAATGTCCGGTTCAGGCTAACAGCAAGTGTGCACAGGACAAACTTGAAAGCTCAAAAAAAGCAATGGAAAACATGTCTGGAGAAAAAGTTCCTGACCCCAAAGATGTTCCGGGACTATACTGCTCGACAGGCAAAGCTACATGCCAGGACCTTAACCCTGACAGAAAATGCATCTGCAATACCTGTGAAGTCTGGAAAGAGTATGACCTGGGAGAGGGGAAGCCGTCGCAGTACTTCTGTATGAACGGCAAAGCAACCTGA
- a CDS encoding rhodanese-like domain-containing protein — protein sequence MIAILIFAPRGGDRPSGFTNVSVEEAKELLDEEDVFLLDVRTPPEFNSFHIEGATLIPVTNSSGSSLSSDKLLEARVDEVPENKKILVYCRSGHRSISASKILVNAGYSQVYNMEGGINAWTGAGYPVVSSE from the coding sequence TTGATTGCAATACTGATTTTTGCCCCGCGGGGTGGAGACCGTCCTTCGGGGTTTACAAACGTAAGCGTTGAAGAAGCAAAGGAACTGCTCGACGAAGAAGATGTATTTTTACTTGATGTCCGAACGCCTCCTGAGTTTAATTCTTTTCATATTGAAGGTGCAACCCTGATCCCTGTAACTAACTCGTCCGGGTCCAGTCTAAGTTCTGATAAACTGCTTGAAGCACGGGTGGACGAAGTTCCTGAAAACAAAAAAATACTGGTTTACTGCAGATCAGGGCACAGAAGCATTTCAGCGAGTAAGATCCTTGTGAATGCCGGATATTCACAGGTATACAATATGGAAGGAGGCATTAACGCCTGGACAGGTGCAGGGTATCCGGTTGTAAGTTCGGAATAA